The following coding sequences are from one Granulicella arctica window:
- a CDS encoding alcohol dehydrogenase catalytic domain-containing protein, whose protein sequence is MKNVLPEMMRAAVYRGINDVRVETVPIPSIGFGEVLIKIDTCGICGTDLKKIHSGSHSAPRIFGHEMAGTIVAVAEGVSKFVVGDRVMAYHHIPCGACYYCRKGTFAQCEVYKKVGCTAGFEAAGGGFAEYIRAMDWIVEGGLIKIPVDIPFEQAALIEPTNTCYKAIQMLSLDPDETVLVIGQGPIGIMLATLAAKTGATVLTSDLYPERHAIAATFGLSHPLDARGDVVAAAKAATNGRGADVCLVAVAGNALIQIAMDAIRPGGRVMLFASTQHGEAPFDPAAVCMDEKTLMGSYSSSVAINEDVSQMIFDGYGSGFDLTRLISHRFSLEDAVAAIDLASHPRADSLKIVIQPGL, encoded by the coding sequence ATGAAGAATGTGCTTCCAGAGATGATGCGCGCCGCTGTCTATCGCGGTATCAACGATGTTCGTGTCGAGACAGTCCCAATTCCTTCCATTGGATTTGGCGAAGTGTTGATCAAGATTGACACCTGCGGCATCTGCGGAACAGACCTTAAGAAGATTCACAGCGGATCGCATTCAGCACCTCGGATTTTCGGGCACGAAATGGCCGGTACGATCGTTGCAGTCGCGGAAGGTGTCAGCAAATTTGTCGTGGGTGACCGCGTGATGGCCTACCATCACATACCCTGCGGCGCTTGCTATTACTGCCGCAAAGGTACGTTTGCACAATGCGAGGTCTACAAGAAAGTGGGATGTACAGCGGGGTTTGAGGCCGCTGGTGGTGGATTCGCAGAGTATATCCGCGCAATGGATTGGATTGTTGAAGGCGGCTTGATAAAAATCCCAGTCGACATTCCCTTCGAGCAAGCAGCATTGATTGAACCTACGAACACCTGCTACAAAGCCATTCAAATGCTTAGTTTAGATCCCGACGAGACAGTACTGGTAATTGGGCAAGGGCCAATCGGGATCATGTTAGCCACGCTGGCCGCAAAGACGGGAGCAACCGTATTGACGAGTGACCTCTACCCCGAGCGACACGCAATAGCTGCGACCTTTGGTCTATCCCACCCACTCGATGCTCGCGGCGATGTCGTGGCTGCTGCGAAGGCTGCTACAAATGGCCGAGGCGCGGATGTGTGCCTGGTAGCAGTCGCAGGTAATGCGCTCATCCAGATTGCTATGGATGCGATCAGACCGGGCGGACGCGTTATGCTTTTTGCGTCGACGCAACATGGCGAAGCTCCATTCGATCCTGCGGCTGTCTGCATGGATGAGAAGACGCTGATGGGATCCTACAGTTCATCAGTGGCGATTAATGAGGACGTGTCTCAGATGATCTTCGATGGATATGGCAGCGGGTTCGACCTCACCCGGTTGATCTCACATCGGTTTTCGTTGGAGGATGCAGTCGCAGCGATCGACCTCGCTTCACACCCACGGGCAGATTCACTAAAGATCGTGATTCAGCCTGGCTTGTAG
- a CDS encoding 5'-methylthioadenosine/S-adenosylhomocysteine nucleosidase family protein, with protein MKGTIAIIAALPGELKPLVSATKGPRWQRLKASKGTVLWERSHADGRWIAGCSGMGGERAMVTLQEIERYAKVDAICSVGWAGALDVDISAASVWHVAEIIDTQTGERFRTAQQVIGQTEDWPLLATAPRVVDSTEKVRLAASYGAKLVDMEAATVARVAQGRGVPFFCLKAVSDDADAKLPNLNPFIGRSGKMRMMPFLAHIAVRPGSWQSMMQLGRYSAMAARHLAVATQLWLDGLPTDPSN; from the coding sequence GTGAAGGGAACAATCGCGATCATCGCAGCTCTGCCGGGAGAATTAAAGCCGCTTGTTTCTGCCACAAAAGGGCCGCGCTGGCAGCGCCTGAAGGCATCGAAAGGAACGGTCCTCTGGGAGCGCTCTCATGCTGACGGACGGTGGATTGCCGGCTGCTCAGGCATGGGTGGCGAGCGCGCCATGGTGACTTTGCAAGAGATAGAACGATACGCAAAGGTGGATGCGATCTGCTCCGTGGGGTGGGCGGGTGCGCTCGATGTAGATATTAGTGCGGCCTCCGTGTGGCACGTTGCCGAGATCATCGACACACAAACGGGTGAGCGGTTCAGGACGGCTCAGCAGGTGATCGGACAGACGGAAGATTGGCCCTTGCTGGCGACTGCACCGCGGGTAGTAGATTCCACTGAGAAGGTGCGCTTAGCGGCCAGCTATGGTGCGAAGCTGGTTGATATGGAAGCGGCGACAGTTGCGAGAGTTGCACAAGGCAGGGGTGTTCCGTTCTTTTGTCTCAAGGCGGTTTCGGATGATGCCGACGCTAAGCTTCCAAACCTGAATCCGTTTATAGGCCGAAGCGGAAAAATGCGCATGATGCCCTTCCTTGCGCATATAGCTGTAAGACCTGGATCGTGGCAGAGCATGATGCAGTTAGGGAGGTACAGCGCTATGGCAGCGCGACATCTCGCCGTCGCTACGCAGCTATGGCTTGATGGATTACCGACCGACCCGTCTAATTGA
- the hpnA gene encoding hopanoid-associated sugar epimerase, translated as MRIFITGATGFVGGHVARVLAAQGTTLRLLTRRTSSTGSLAGIDADLVIGDLRQAEGLRSALGDCDALIHVAADYRLWVRDPQEMYAANVNGTRELLRIAQEVGVKRVVYTSSVATMGFKTDGTIVDEVTPVGLADMIGHYKRSKYLAEQEAVQAARAGQHIVILNPTTPIGPGDTKPTPTGRIIVDFLNKRFPAYVDTGLNLVDVVEVARMHFTALERGTPGERYILGGENLTLKQILDRMSSITGLPSPTLKVPHAVAMIFAFFDEIVTGTLRGKEPRATVEAVRMGKKMMFASSAKAERDLGFQVMPVYHAMRDAIDWFLTNGYAPALSGTGGKRSDS; from the coding sequence GTGCGCATATTTATTACCGGAGCAACCGGGTTTGTAGGCGGCCATGTGGCCCGCGTCTTGGCGGCACAGGGAACGACTCTTCGGTTGCTGACCCGGCGCACCAGCAGCACAGGATCGCTTGCTGGTATCGATGCTGATTTGGTAATAGGTGATCTGCGCCAGGCAGAGGGCTTAAGATCTGCTCTCGGGGATTGTGATGCACTGATCCATGTGGCAGCTGACTACAGACTTTGGGTGCGAGATCCACAAGAGATGTACGCCGCAAACGTTAACGGCACTCGCGAACTACTGCGAATCGCACAGGAAGTTGGAGTCAAGCGCGTGGTCTACACCTCGAGCGTGGCAACGATGGGATTCAAGACCGACGGAACCATCGTGGATGAGGTCACCCCAGTCGGCCTTGCAGATATGATTGGCCACTATAAGCGTTCGAAATATCTTGCTGAGCAAGAGGCCGTTCAAGCTGCCCGAGCAGGACAACATATAGTGATCCTTAACCCAACGACGCCAATCGGTCCGGGCGATACGAAGCCAACGCCGACCGGCAGAATCATCGTGGACTTTCTAAATAAGAGGTTTCCTGCATATGTCGATACAGGACTCAATCTGGTTGATGTAGTCGAGGTCGCCAGGATGCACTTCACCGCTCTGGAACGGGGAACACCTGGCGAACGATATATTCTTGGTGGCGAGAACCTCACCCTCAAACAGATACTTGACCGAATGTCATCGATTACGGGTTTGCCCTCACCTACTTTGAAGGTTCCACATGCAGTGGCTATGATCTTCGCCTTCTTCGACGAAATTGTGACTGGTACCTTGCGTGGCAAGGAACCCAGGGCGACGGTCGAGGCAGTGCGAATGGGCAAGAAGATGATGTTCGCTTCATCCGCAAAGGCGGAGCGGGATTTAGGCTTCCAGGTCATGCCGGTATATCACGCGATGCGTGATGCGATCGATTGGTTTCTGACAAATGGTTATGCTCCCGCCCTCAGTGGAACGGGCGGAAAGCGATCGGATTCGTGA
- the hpnH gene encoding adenosyl-hopene transferase HpnH yields the protein MAVPISQAWTVATYVLKQKFMGKKKYPLVLMLEPLFRCNLACAGCGKIQYPAHILKAELSPEECFKAVDECGTPMVAIPGGEPLLHPQMPEIVAGLVARKKYVYMCTNALLLKEKLHLFKPSKYLSFSVHVDGQREHHDFSVCREGGYDIAMEGVRVAVEAGFRVTTNTTLFDGADPNSVRAHFDELMVAGVESMMVSPGYTYDKAPDQKHFLGRARSKKMFRAILSNRKSSWRFNASPMFMEFLMGKKDLTCTPWGMPTFSIFGWQKPCYLLQDGYADSFKALMETVEWQNYGTESGNPRCANCMVHSGYEASGVNYTFGSIKGLLQTAKAIFFSKYEDHGAMKILNEWKPAHHTPLVQIAAKAESDPQSAHNAAELQEVSGD from the coding sequence ATGGCTGTACCGATTTCCCAGGCATGGACCGTAGCAACTTACGTGCTGAAACAGAAGTTCATGGGCAAGAAGAAGTACCCGCTTGTCCTGATGCTCGAGCCGTTATTCCGCTGTAACCTCGCATGTGCCGGATGTGGCAAGATCCAATACCCGGCACACATTCTCAAGGCTGAACTGTCGCCTGAGGAGTGCTTCAAGGCGGTAGATGAGTGTGGCACGCCCATGGTCGCGATACCGGGCGGCGAGCCTCTCCTCCACCCGCAGATGCCTGAGATCGTAGCTGGGCTTGTCGCTCGGAAGAAGTATGTCTACATGTGCACGAATGCTCTGCTATTGAAAGAAAAGTTACATCTCTTCAAGCCGAGCAAGTATCTCTCTTTTTCGGTGCATGTGGATGGACAACGTGAACATCATGATTTTTCAGTTTGTCGTGAGGGTGGCTATGACATCGCGATGGAGGGTGTTCGGGTTGCGGTTGAAGCTGGATTTCGTGTAACAACGAACACTACGCTGTTCGATGGCGCTGATCCCAACAGCGTGCGTGCGCACTTTGATGAGTTGATGGTCGCCGGTGTTGAGAGCATGATGGTCTCCCCCGGATATACCTATGACAAGGCTCCTGACCAGAAGCACTTTCTGGGGCGGGCACGCTCGAAGAAGATGTTTCGCGCCATTCTCTCAAACCGAAAGAGTTCCTGGCGCTTCAACGCCTCTCCAATGTTCATGGAGTTCCTCATGGGCAAGAAGGACCTTACATGCACGCCATGGGGTATGCCGACGTTCTCGATCTTTGGCTGGCAGAAGCCGTGCTACTTGCTTCAAGATGGCTACGCCGATAGCTTCAAGGCGTTGATGGAGACGGTGGAGTGGCAGAACTATGGAACAGAGAGCGGTAACCCACGTTGTGCCAATTGCATGGTTCATTCAGGATATGAGGCAAGTGGTGTGAACTACACCTTTGGCTCGATCAAGGGTTTGCTTCAAACAGCGAAGGCAATTTTCTTCAGCAAATATGAAGATCATGGAGCGATGAAGATCCTGAACGAATGGAAGCCAGCTCATCACACTCCATTGGTGCAGATCGCAGCTAAGGCCGAGAGCGATCCGCAGTCCGCACACAACGCAGCCGAACTGCAGGAAGTTTCGGGAGACTGA
- the shc gene encoding squalene--hopene cyclase — protein MSTTPRNPQTANRPAQPRFGRMDLGLDQVGKGIASARDWLLGKQHADGYWCGELEADVMLEADYIFMHTLLGTGDAGKMVRAVNEILRHQNEDGGWSQYPGGPSDINYGVKSYFALKLMGWSAEHPTLVKARDWVLAHGGVVECNTFTKIYLCSLGQYEYDAVPAIPPEIVLFPNWFYFNIYEISSWSRGILVPLSIIYAKKPFKKIAPEQGIEELFVGGRENADLHLKWDHKKPISWRNFFLFWDRLFHLAERVHIRPLRKMAIKAAEKWMLERLEKSDGLGAIYPAMMNSIIALRYLGYSIDDPQVIRAMDEFEKLGIDCPDGEAGYPTPTFRMQPCYSPVWDTAQVVSALGEAGLARTDPRLLRAADWLLSKEVRHKGDWAEKVKNVEPGGWYFQFNNEFNPDVDDTGEVLLALNYVDNPRERYQHEVCQRALNWIWAMQCKNGGWAAFDKDNTKTIFQYIPFADHNAMLDPPTVDITGRMLEMLAQYGFTRADKRVEKAVQFVLKEQSPDGSWFGRWGVNYLYGTFLVLRGLEAIGVWSHEPCILQATEWIRMMQNSDGGWGETCGTYDDDLQKGIGPSTPSQTAWALLGLLAGGDSRSDSVAKGVRWLIDRQHQDGSWDELVPGRNGESYYTGTGFPRVFYLGYHLYKQYFPLLALTTYKHSMEREAA, from the coding sequence ATGAGTACAACACCACGCAATCCGCAGACGGCGAATCGGCCGGCACAGCCTCGCTTCGGCCGGATGGATCTGGGACTCGATCAAGTCGGCAAAGGAATCGCAAGCGCGCGGGATTGGCTCCTTGGCAAGCAGCATGCTGACGGTTATTGGTGCGGTGAGCTTGAGGCCGATGTAATGCTCGAGGCGGACTACATCTTTATGCACACCTTGCTCGGAACCGGTGATGCAGGAAAGATGGTTCGAGCTGTCAACGAAATTCTGCGCCATCAGAATGAAGATGGTGGCTGGAGCCAGTACCCAGGTGGACCATCTGACATCAACTATGGCGTCAAAAGCTATTTCGCACTGAAGCTGATGGGATGGTCTGCGGAGCATCCGACGCTGGTTAAGGCGCGAGACTGGGTGTTGGCACACGGCGGGGTCGTAGAGTGCAACACCTTCACCAAAATCTATCTTTGCTCTCTCGGGCAGTATGAGTATGACGCAGTCCCCGCGATTCCGCCGGAGATTGTTCTCTTCCCTAACTGGTTCTACTTCAACATCTATGAGATCTCTTCATGGTCCCGCGGCATTCTCGTACCGCTTTCGATCATTTACGCGAAAAAGCCTTTCAAGAAGATTGCTCCCGAGCAGGGTATTGAAGAACTCTTCGTTGGAGGACGCGAGAACGCCGACCTTCACCTGAAATGGGATCACAAGAAGCCGATTAGCTGGAGGAACTTCTTTCTTTTCTGGGATCGACTGTTCCACTTGGCAGAGCGAGTCCATATCCGCCCTTTGCGCAAAATGGCTATTAAAGCAGCCGAGAAGTGGATGTTAGAACGCCTGGAAAAGTCAGATGGACTTGGCGCGATCTATCCCGCAATGATGAATTCAATCATTGCGCTTCGCTATCTCGGATACTCCATCGATGATCCCCAGGTGATTCGGGCGATGGACGAGTTCGAAAAGCTGGGAATTGACTGTCCCGATGGTGAGGCGGGCTATCCAACGCCTACATTCAGAATGCAGCCATGCTACTCCCCTGTATGGGATACGGCGCAGGTCGTCTCTGCATTGGGGGAGGCCGGACTTGCCCGGACGGACCCGCGACTTCTCCGTGCGGCTGACTGGCTGCTTTCAAAGGAAGTTCGCCACAAGGGCGACTGGGCTGAAAAGGTTAAGAATGTTGAACCGGGCGGCTGGTACTTTCAGTTCAACAATGAGTTCAATCCGGACGTCGACGATACGGGAGAGGTCCTGTTGGCTCTTAACTACGTCGACAATCCGCGCGAGCGTTACCAACATGAGGTCTGTCAGCGAGCCCTGAACTGGATTTGGGCGATGCAATGCAAGAATGGTGGCTGGGCAGCCTTTGACAAAGACAACACGAAGACGATTTTTCAGTACATTCCGTTCGCTGACCACAACGCGATGCTGGATCCACCAACAGTCGATATCACTGGCCGCATGCTCGAGATGCTTGCACAGTACGGATTTACGCGCGCTGACAAAAGGGTCGAGAAGGCTGTGCAGTTCGTACTGAAAGAGCAGTCGCCGGATGGTAGCTGGTTCGGTCGCTGGGGCGTCAATTATTTGTACGGAACATTTCTTGTGCTGCGCGGGTTAGAGGCTATTGGAGTATGGAGTCACGAGCCGTGCATTCTGCAGGCCACAGAGTGGATCCGTATGATGCAAAACTCCGATGGAGGTTGGGGTGAGACCTGCGGTACTTACGATGATGATTTGCAGAAGGGCATTGGTCCGAGCACCCCATCGCAAACAGCGTGGGCTTTGCTTGGACTCTTGGCGGGCGGCGATAGTCGGTCGGATTCCGTCGCTAAAGGTGTTCGCTGGTTGATTGATCGCCAGCATCAGGATGGAAGCTGGGATGAGTTGGTCCCAGGACGTAACGGCGAAAGTTACTACACTGGAACGGGGTTTCCACGAGTTTTCTATTTGGGGTATCACTTATACAAGCAGTATTTTCCTCTTCTCGCACTAACGACGTATAAGCATTCCATGGAGCGGGAAGCTGCGTAG
- a CDS encoding 4-hydroxy-3-methylbut-2-enyl diphosphate reductase has translation MTTLAIDSINPSEITSSNPVKRVLLLKPRGFCAGVVRAIDIVQIALDTFGAPIYVRKEIVHNSYVVTDLAKKGAIFVNELDEVPEGARVIYSAHGVSPAVRERAKERGLKVVDATCPLVTKVHVEAIKFAKQGYSLVLVGHRDHEEVEGTQGEAPDVTQVVSTVEEVEALVVPDESKVAYLTQTTLSLDEAGIMIDALKKRFPKIAGPHAQDICYATENRQVAVKKVAHGADLVLVVGSANSSNSNRLVEVSKNLDTNSYLIDSADAIQPEWLDGVNTVAVTAGASAPEVLVKDVVDYLQSMGYGDVDEVEVMPENVRFGLPPEIVRAITPAPSEVRP, from the coding sequence GTGACGACTCTTGCTATTGACTCCATTAACCCTTCTGAAATAACCAGCAGCAATCCTGTTAAGCGTGTCCTGTTGCTGAAGCCCCGAGGTTTCTGCGCGGGAGTTGTGCGCGCGATCGATATCGTTCAGATTGCTTTGGATACTTTCGGCGCACCGATCTATGTGCGTAAGGAAATTGTTCACAATAGCTATGTCGTAACAGATCTGGCTAAAAAGGGCGCGATCTTTGTGAATGAGTTGGATGAGGTGCCGGAGGGTGCGCGGGTGATCTACTCCGCCCATGGCGTGTCTCCTGCTGTCAGGGAGCGGGCTAAGGAGCGCGGTTTGAAGGTTGTAGACGCCACCTGTCCTCTTGTTACTAAGGTTCACGTTGAAGCGATTAAATTTGCCAAACAGGGGTACTCTCTAGTGCTAGTCGGCCATCGCGACCATGAAGAGGTCGAGGGTACACAGGGTGAAGCGCCGGATGTGACGCAGGTCGTCTCTACTGTTGAAGAGGTCGAGGCTCTGGTTGTTCCAGATGAAAGCAAGGTCGCATATCTAACACAGACAACGCTCTCACTCGATGAAGCTGGCATCATGATCGATGCGTTGAAGAAGAGATTTCCCAAGATAGCCGGACCGCATGCGCAGGACATCTGCTATGCAACTGAGAATCGCCAGGTGGCCGTCAAGAAGGTGGCCCATGGTGCCGATTTAGTGCTCGTGGTTGGATCAGCCAATAGCTCCAATTCAAATCGGCTGGTGGAGGTGTCGAAGAATCTCGATACCAATTCATATTTAATTGATTCTGCGGATGCAATACAGCCGGAGTGGCTTGACGGTGTAAATACCGTAGCAGTAACTGCGGGTGCCTCTGCCCCTGAAGTATTAGTTAAAGATGTCGTGGATTATCTGCAATCCATGGGATACGGCGATGTCGATGAAGTTGAGGTGATGCCGGAGAATGTGCGGTTCGGTTTGCCACCAGAGATTGTTCGGGCGATTACACCTGCGCCTTCGGAAGTTCGTCCCTAG
- the recN gene encoding DNA repair protein RecN, translated as MLLELRVENYAVIDRAVANFGRGLNLLTGETGAGKSILIDALALLLGGKASSDVVRHGAEKAVVGCVFEMTLGALAILEANGIEAESDDILLRREIVANGKGRVFVNNQPTTVGVLRQLAPELALIHAQGETMGAFDATQQRLLIDRFGGVSTDSVTAAYASWKSTTDRLALLESAEQDRLRMADLWRFQSGEIDGAGLFATDEDAQLEAEKRVLGNAEKLYTAAMSAHDLLYESEKSAETTLGAALKHVEELARYDARFTEPAQQLAAAKATIEDVSTEVRDFAENIHAAPGRLEEIEDRLAALDRLKRKYGQTLAEVIAFGQEVARQLAEVENRDALLVELKAQQAKDVTAYQVAAGNATLARQEAAKRLEKLAETQINDLAMRVRFGIQVIADEEPVHWTAHGWDTVACLIATNAGEPLKALDEIASGGEMSRVMLALKVTVEEGSASGSRKKKIPLPRTLVFDEIDIGIGGRAAEAVGRKLKTLSKGQQVLCITHLPQIAAFGDQHFLIEKTEKSGRTQTSVRKMEDVERKQEIARMLSGATLTETSLKHAEHLLESSK; from the coding sequence ATGCTGCTGGAGTTGCGTGTTGAAAATTATGCGGTGATCGATCGCGCGGTGGCAAACTTCGGCCGCGGACTGAACCTGCTGACAGGTGAGACAGGCGCAGGCAAGTCGATACTTATCGATGCGCTGGCACTACTCCTGGGTGGTAAGGCAAGCTCCGACGTTGTCCGGCATGGTGCGGAAAAGGCGGTGGTCGGATGCGTCTTCGAGATGACGCTGGGTGCTCTGGCGATCCTCGAGGCGAACGGAATCGAGGCTGAGTCGGACGATATCCTTTTGCGGCGAGAGATCGTGGCCAATGGTAAAGGCCGAGTTTTTGTAAACAATCAGCCGACAACGGTTGGGGTGCTCCGACAACTTGCGCCGGAGTTGGCGCTGATTCACGCACAGGGTGAGACCATGGGGGCCTTTGACGCTACCCAGCAGAGACTCCTCATTGACCGCTTTGGCGGGGTGAGCACCGACTCGGTTACTGCTGCCTATGCTAGTTGGAAATCGACGACCGACAGGTTGGCCTTATTAGAGTCAGCTGAGCAGGACCGCTTGCGAATGGCGGATCTCTGGCGCTTCCAAAGCGGTGAGATCGACGGAGCAGGATTATTTGCGACCGATGAGGATGCGCAGCTTGAGGCAGAGAAGCGGGTGCTAGGCAATGCAGAGAAGCTTTACACCGCGGCGATGAGCGCTCACGATCTCTTATACGAATCTGAAAAGTCGGCTGAAACTACCTTGGGCGCGGCGCTGAAGCATGTAGAAGAGCTTGCTCGCTATGATGCCAGATTTACGGAGCCAGCACAGCAGCTTGCCGCGGCGAAGGCGACGATCGAGGACGTAAGCACGGAGGTGCGGGACTTCGCGGAAAATATCCATGCCGCCCCGGGTCGATTGGAAGAAATCGAAGATCGGCTGGCTGCGCTCGATCGGCTCAAGCGGAAGTATGGGCAGACGCTAGCCGAAGTGATTGCATTCGGCCAGGAAGTGGCCCGGCAACTAGCTGAGGTTGAAAACCGCGACGCGCTACTGGTGGAATTGAAGGCGCAGCAAGCCAAAGATGTTACGGCTTACCAAGTAGCTGCGGGAAACGCAACCTTGGCCCGGCAGGAAGCTGCGAAGCGGCTCGAAAAACTAGCGGAAACACAAATCAACGATCTTGCTATGCGGGTTCGGTTTGGAATCCAGGTGATCGCAGACGAAGAACCGGTGCACTGGACGGCGCACGGGTGGGACACTGTGGCGTGTTTGATTGCGACAAACGCTGGTGAGCCGCTTAAAGCACTCGATGAGATCGCATCGGGCGGCGAGATGTCGCGGGTCATGCTTGCGCTGAAGGTTACCGTAGAAGAGGGAAGCGCCTCGGGCTCACGCAAGAAAAAAATTCCGCTTCCTCGAACCCTGGTCTTTGATGAGATCGATATTGGGATCGGCGGTCGAGCGGCGGAGGCGGTCGGGCGCAAGCTCAAGACGCTTTCGAAGGGCCAACAAGTCCTTTGTATCACCCACCTCCCGCAAATTGCGGCCTTCGGAGATCAACATTTTCTGATCGAGAAGACGGAGAAATCTGGACGGACCCAGACCAGCGTTCGCAAGATGGAAGACGTCGAACGGAAGCAAGAGATAGCGCGCATGCTGAGTGGTGCAACGTTGACAGAAACGAGTCTCAAGCATGCGGAGCATCTATTAGAAAGTAGTAAGTAG